In a single window of the Oenanthe melanoleuca isolate GR-GAL-2019-014 chromosome 28, OMel1.0, whole genome shotgun sequence genome:
- the GDF1 gene encoding embryonic growth/differentiation factor 1 yields MSWRLMALREKLDAVIEFKKEDFWGGRAGLGSVPGILGAALDFPSPSLSPRTALEMREALKGLKGCGGSLERPHPPPSRGNPAALIEQQAHQRLRSHRAPLFVWAGGAGMWLLRSLAWALLSPVLATELCRQESSLLQSLGLSAKPSPKNPAPVPPVLWRMFQRREALPRPHKDQDPCRVEELSVPGDIVRVFADQGRFLPEGQPQGLCLRKLLFFNLSVLEEGERLTMAQLELQFQHNSYPAPSPGQLLELRLYRVSPRGLPQPRPGRRPLLERSLVQLHKSLLFDLSAALKMPGRDLALLLEISASGRSGTLRSLCASSSDSLVATSLLVVTLGRQCRAGRSRRNAPSPSVTPSPLCKPRRLYISFSDVGWENWIIAPQGYLANYCGGECPFPLAAELNSTNHAVLQTMVHSLDPQGTPQPCCVPVRLSPISILYYDNSDNVVLRHYEDMVVDECGCR; encoded by the exons ATGAGCTGGAGGTTGATGGCTTTAAGAGAAAAGTTGGACGCCGTGATTGAGtttaaaaaagaagatttttggGGAGGAAGAGCCGGCTTAGGGTCCGTCCCCGGGATTTTGGGAGCAGCGCTGGATTTCCCATCGCCATCCCTGAGCCCACGGACTGCGCTGGAGATGCGGGAAGCCCTGAAAGGGTTAAAGGGGTGCGGGGGGAGCCTGGAGCGACCCCACCCTCCGCCCAGCCGCGGGAATCCCGCGGCGCTAATTGAGCAGCAAGCCCATCAAAGGCTCCGATCGCACCGGGCTCCGCTCTTTGTCTGGGCCGGCGGAGCGGGGATGTGGCTCCTCCGCAGCCTcgcctgggctctgctcagccccgTCCTGGCCACCGAGCTGTGCCGGCAGGAGAGTTCCCTGCTGCAGTCGCTGGGGCTGAGCGCCAAGCCCAGCCCCAAAAACCCGGCGCCCGTGCCGCCCGTGCTCTGGAGGATGTTCCAGCGGAGGGaggcgctgccccggccccacAAGGACCAGGATCCCTGCAGGGTGGAGGAGCTCAGTGTCCCCGGGGACATCGTGCGCGTCTTCGCCGACCAAG GCCGTTTCCTCCCcgaggggcagccccaggggctgtgtCTGCGGAAACTCCTCTTCTTCAACCTCTCGGTGCTGGAGGAGGGCGAGCGCTTGACCATGgcccagctggagctccagTTCCAGCACAACTCGTACCCCGCCCCGAGCccggggcagctcctggagctgcgGCTGTACCGGGTGTCCCCCcgggggctgccccagccccggccgggCCGGAGGCCGCTGCTGGAGCGGTCACTTGTCCAGCTGCACAAATCGCTGCTGTTCGACCTGAGCGCGGCGCTGAAGATGCCGGGCAGGGatttggctttgctgctggagaTCTCCGCGAGCGGCCGGAGCGGGACCCTGCGGAGCCTCTGCGCCAGCAGCAGCGACTCCTTGGTGGCCACCTCGCTGCTGGTGGTGACCCTGGGCCGGCAGTGCCGCGCTGGCCGCAGCAGGAGGAACGCTCCGAGCCCCTCGgtgacccccagccccctgtgcaAACCCCGCCGGCTTTACATCAGCTTCAGCGACGTGGGCTGGGAGAACTGGATCATCGCCCCGCAGGGCTACCTGGCCAACTACTGCGGCGGCGAGTGTCCCTTCCCGCTGGCGGCCGAGCTGAACAGCACCAACCACGCGGTGCTGCAGACCATGGTGCACTCGCTGGACCCGCAGGGGACCCCGCAGCCCTGCTGCGTGCCCGTGCGCCTCTCGCCCATCTCCATCCTCTACTACGACAACAGCGACAACGTGGTGCTGCGCCACTACGAGGACATGGTGGTGGACGAGTGTGGCTGCAGGTAG